CTCCTCCAGCCATTTCGCCGGCCAGGGGTTGCTGCGGGAAAAGCGATGCAAATTGAGGATTAGCTCTTGCAGCCGGGTGTCTTCCCGGTCTCCCCCATAACAATCTACCAAATTTAGAAAGCTCTGGTCACCCGTTGTATAGTGGTCCTCCAGCAATTCTTCCAGGACGCGCAGTTTTAATAAGGCAACCTCGGTCTCATCAGCAATCCGGAAAGCCGGGTCCAGGTCAAGGCGAAAATAATGCTGACGCAAAACCTCCATGCAAAAGGAGTGCAGGGTTGTGATGGCAGCCATCGGCAGCAAGGCCAGCTGGCGCTCCAGATGCTGTTGGCCGTGGTCCTGATTAATTTTTGCGGCAATAGCCTGGCCGATGCGTTCCCGCATTTCGGCTGCGGCAGCATTAGTAAAAGTAACTACCAGCAACCGGTCAACATCAACTGGTTCCAGCGGGTCAACGATCCGGCGCAGGATCCTCTCTACTAAGACTGCGGTTTTGCCTGCACCGGCTGCGGCAGCAACCAGGAGGTTGCAGTCCCTGCCCGTAATAGCTGCCAGCTGAGCCTCGGTCCACTGTTGTTCAGACACCACCTTCACCTCCCTTTCCAGCCTGGTTCAGTTTAAACCAGAAAACCTCCTTAGCCTCCTCTTTGATTAACCGGAAACCATTGCCCTCCAACAACGGGTCATGCTGGCATACCGGCTTATAACTACAGTAACGGCACGGAGCAAAATTCTTTTTCCGGTAAGGGTCAATCGCAACATCTCCAGCCAGGATTCTCTCTGCCGCCCCTGCGAGCACCAGCCGCAGATGCCTGCGAAGAGCGGCAAACTGGGCCTCATCTATGACAGAACTGTCTTTATAAAACCCTCCGTCTTGCTTTAAGGCTACAGGCAGCAGTTCTGAGCGGCCGTTAAGGCAGTGGCTGTCCATCATCCTGACCACTCCTGCATCAGCCAAAACCAGTCCTTTTGTTTTCAAATAGGCCAATACCCGTCGTTCAGCCTCCGCCGGATCAACTGGCCCTTGGGCAGTGATCAGGGGGTCCTGTAAGGAAAAGTATAGGATGGCCCCAGGCAAGGCCGGGCCACCTGCCAGGAGAGGAGCATGGGTTAAGGCCACATCAAGGTAGGTCAACAGCTGGATCTCCAGCCCGTGATAGATACCGGCAAGGCTAAGGCCTGCCCTGCCAGATTTATAGTCTATAACCCGCAGGTATTTATGGCCTCCCTCAAGAACTCCCAGGTCAATCCGGTCAATCCGGCCATGCACCTCCAGGGTGCCGCCACCAACCGTATTTAATGCAAGGGGAGGAAGATCTTGCCCCCTGCCAAACCCCACCTCCAGCCCAATCGGGCGAAAAATCCCCCGGCGGGCATGTTCCGCCAGGACCCCAACGGAGCGCTCCAGGGTACGGCGGAGCTTGTTCTGGATATACCTGTAACGGGCCGTGCTGAAGAGGATCTCATTTTGCAGCTCCGGGGCAAGTTCTTCCGTTACAGCTCCCACCAAATCCCGGCACTGTTCTTTAGAGATGGTTCCCCAATCCAGCCCTGTTGTCGCTATTCGATCGCCAACTTTTTTTAAGGCTGCATGAAAAAACTGGCCCAGGTCCGGGGCTGCCAGTTTATATTGAGTCCTGTCTTTAAGTTCTAAACCATAGGCCATAAAATGGGCAAAGGGACAGGAGTTAAATTTTTCTATGCGGGAAACGCTCACCTGCATCCGTTGGCCATAAAGCTTCCGGGCCAGGCTGGGAACCGGCTTTTCCTGGTTTACATGGTACAATCCCCCGATAATCTCTTTTAATGCTGCCAGATGCCGGGGGCAAGACAAAGCCCAGTTATACACTCCTAACCAGAGGGCGGGAATTGGGATGCCGGCTTTGGCCTCTCTCAGCTTGACGCCAAGATGGGATAATGCCCGGCCTGGGTGCCCGATGAATTCCAGATCCCCTGCCGGGACGCCAGGAGGTTCAACCGGCAGGACCCGCTGCTGCAAGCCTGGCAGAACCTCTTTTAATCTGGCTATAACGGTAGAGGGCATCATGGCCCGGCCTTCCCCGTCCGCCACGGGATAGCTGACCCAAAGGTATTCGCTGCTTCTTGTCAGTGCGGTATAAACCAGGTATTGTTCTTCCAACAGCCTGCGGCGTCCGTCAGGAGCCAGGTTAAGACCTGCCGCTTGCAGCCGTTCCCGCTCAGGCTCGGAAAAAAAGCCCTCTCCTCCGGGGCGAGCAGGAAATATCCCATCGCTTACCCCCAGCACAAAAGCTGCCCGCAAGGCAGGATTGCGGGACCGGTCCAGGGACCCTACCAGAACCTGGTCCAGCCCAGGTGGTATTAAGCCGAGCTGCAGGCTCTCCAACCCTGCCAACAGCACATTGGCATATTCTTCCAGCGACATGGCTTCCTCGCCAAGGGCTTCCACCATCTGATCCAGCAAATCTACGATACCCTTCCAAACCTGGGCATGCTCCCTGGCCGCCTCCAAGCGGCCCTTTTCTTCCGCTTCCCTGCTCCATTGTTCCAGGGAATGGGCAACCGCCAAATCCTCCAAGAGGTGAAACAAAGCCAGGGTTACTTCTCTGACAGTGGCTGCTGTCTTGGCGGATCTTTCGAAATCTGCCAATTCCTTAACCGCTTTGGTCCGGGACTGGTTGACCTGCGCCAGTTGATTGGCTTCCCAAGGCTTCAGGCCTTCGTCCTCTCCCAGTGTATAACGCCGGCGAAAATTCCAGGGCTGGCCATTGGTCCAGTGGCCGCCGCGAATTCCGTGGGCCAAAACGTAATTCTCCAGCTGGTCTACTTCCTCCCTGGAAAGGGGGGTTAAATCGGTTTTCAGGTAACGGAAAACCGGATCATAGGCCCAGTTTTCCAGCACTACTTCCAAAGCAGAACGGATCAGTTCCACCAGCGGGTGAAACATTACGGTCCGTTTTACATCGATAAAGAAGGCAATTCCGTAGTCGGCAAATACTGAATTGATCAGATCCCGGTAGCCCTCCACATCCCGCAAGACCACCCCAATTTCCCGCCACCGGTACCCTTCATCGCGGCAAAGCCGGATCACCTCCCGGGCCACACCTTCTACTTCAGCCCGCCGGTTCGCCGCTGCCACGAGTCTGATCCCGGCAACATCCTTTTCCCATACTCTGGTTGGCCGCTGGAAAAATGCTGTTTCCAGGTGACTGATTACAGGAGCAGAAACAAAGCGCCAAGGTACGGCCTGTTCAAGAACCGTGGGGTTCTCGACCGGCACTCCCAGCTCCCCTGCTAAAGACATTAATTTTTCCATGGTCTGGCGAGGTGAAAAAAAGATATCTGTTTCCCTGGCCGGGCTGAGCAGTTGGCGGCTATCCAGGCACAAAGCCACACTTACCCTTTCCGCTTTTAGTAAAATTGCTGCCAAAACCTGATACTCTTGCGGCGTAAAACCGGTAAAACTGTCAATCCACACCTGGGCTCCATTGAAAGCAGTTGAAAGATTTATCCGTTCTGCCAGCAAACCGAGATAATCATCAGCATGAATGTATCTCCCTGCGAGGTATTCCTCCAGATCACAATATAAATGGGCCAAATCCGCCAGTTTATCCGCCAGGCGCCCGGCATCCTCCCTGTCTTTTATGATGCTGATTTTTTCCTGCAAGGTCTCCGGGGTAATACAATACAGTTTCAGTTCCGAGATTGTTTTGGCTAAGACGTCAGTAAATCCGGACTGATTAGCGGCCCGGTGAAAAACCTGTAATTGGTTCTTCCGCCGCTCAAGGAGCCGGCGCAAGACCATCCGCTGGCCCAATTCTCCTAAAGGTATCCGGGAAAGACCACCAACCTCAAGAAACACCCGGTATGCAAGGCGGCGAAAGCTTAAGACCTGCGCCCGCATCATGCCGCCTAAATTTGGGGCGGAGGCCAGAGCATATTCCGTTTGAAATGTGGCCTGTTCAGGCACCAGCAAAACAAGAGAATTGCCCGCAGGGGACTCCTGCAAGAGCTGCCTTATTTCTGCCAGGCAAGTTGTGGTCTTGCCAGACCCAGCCCTGCCGAAAATAAACCTCAGGCTCATCCTGCCCACCTCTTTTTCTGCTGCTTTTCTTCATTAAAATATATTTGCCCTTGCTGCTGGGATATCCTGCTGGAAGGCATGCCAAAAAACAAACTTATCCATGGGCCTGATAGTTTGAGATTCCACCTTGCCCCCTTAAGCATTATTGGATATAATGAGCCAGGCCACAAATTTACATTAATTTAACGTGGCCTGAAAGCGAATTTCATGCTCGGCTTCATTGACTTAATCAAATTTTATACCTTGCCGAGCATTTAATTAATTTGGTTTCAAAAAATAAATATTGAGGTAGACAACATGAACAAATACATTCTCTTTGACCTTGACGGAACACTGATCGATTCCTTGCCCCTCATTCGCCAGACCTTTGAACATGTTTTCAGGGAGATGAATCTCCCATGGGAAGCAGAACAGACTATAGATACGGTTGGCCTCCCTCTAATCGAGGTCTGCAGGCGTTTTGGCGGGGAAAGACAGCAGGAGATGTTTGACAGGTATTTGCGCCATCAAGAAACCCTGCATGACCACATGATCCGCGGGTTCCCCGGCGCGGTAGCATGCCTGACTGAGCTTAGAAGAAAAGGCCTCTCATTGGGTGTTGTAACGGCAAAGCGCCGCCAAATGGCCCTCCGGGGCTTGCAGCTGGCAGGCATGGCAGAGTTCTTCAGCACTGTTGTGGCAATGGAAGATACTGCCAAGCATAAACCGGATCCAGAACCGGTGTTAAAAGCTATGGAGGGCTTAAAGGCCGACCCGGCCCTGACGGTTTTCATCGGGGACAGCCCTTTCGATATTTTAGCTGGTAAAAATGCCGGGATCAAAACTATCGGCGCAACCTGGGGCATGGCTGCTGCAGAGCGGCTTTTAGCCCACCAGCCTGACTTTTTAGTGGAGGACTGGGACCAGCTGCTCCAGTATTTGCTGCCGGTTAGCAGCATTCCTGCCTGTTAATTAACATGCGATTCAAAAAGGGGGTTAACCCAATCTGCCTATTGGTTAACCCCTTTTGCTAATCATATCCGACAAGTTGTTTGATCTGGGCTATGGCCTTTTCTTGCTGGCAATACAATAAATTGGCTTCTTCCACCGAAACCTGCCGGAAAACCAGCCTGTCTCCCGGCTTGGCTTGGGCCAGTTTCCCGATATCCGGCGAAATAACCGTGGCAATTTTAGGGTAGCCGCCAGTTGTTTGCCGGTCTGCCAGCAAGATAATGGGAACACCGTCGGCAGGCACTTGAATGGCTCCCAAGGGTATCCCATCGGAAATAATATCTGCCTCTTTTGGTTTTACCAGTGGTCCCTCCAGCCGGTAACCCATCCGGTCGGATTCAGGCTTAATCAGATACTCTGAGCTAAGAAAAGTACGGATTGCCTCCTTGTCAAAATAGTCATCCTGAGGGCCAAATACTACCCGGATTTCCCCTGGTTCACCTGATGGAAAAAGCAAATTCCTGGGGACACCACCCCTTTTAGCCCATTCCATCTTTATCCGCGGAGGCCCTGTCCGAAGCAAATCCCCTGCCTGGAGCAGACGGCCGTTAAAGCCGCCAAATTTTCCTCTGAGATAAGTCGATTTGCTGCCCATTATTTCCGGAACAGCAATCCCTCCTGCCACCGCCAGGTAAGATCGGCAACCCTGCCTTGGGCCGGCAAAAGAAATTACGCTTCCCGCCTTTACCGGCACCGCCTCCCACTGGGGCATAGCTTTTCCGTCCAAGATCGCCCCCAGATCTCCTCCGGTAACAGCCACTATCCCATCACAAGCTACCTTCAGCCGGGGACCGGAAACCGTTATTTCCAGGGCAGCTTCTTCTTCCGGATTACCTACCAAAATATTAGCGATCCGGAGGGAAAACCGATCCATCGCCCCTGCCACAGGAACGCCTTCTGCCTGGTAGCCCACTCTGCCCAAATCCTGCACTGTTGTCAGAAGTCCCGGGCGGATTACTTCAAAAAATGGGGTTCCGCCAGCAGCGGCAGTTTCAGATAGCTGAGCCGTTTTGCTTTCTTCCGCCTCCTTAAGCTCTTGATACCTTTCTTCAGTTACAGGCACAAAACGAATTGTGTCGCCACTTTGTACCAGTACCGGAGGCTGACGCAAGGGGTCAAAGAGTTTTATCGGAGTACGGCCAATAATTCGCCATCCTCCCGGGCTGGTCACCGGGTAAATCCCGGTCTGATTTCCGGCAATCCCTACTGAACCCGCCGGCGTTTCGGTTCTAGGCGTTTTCAGACGGGGTACGGCAATTTTCGGGTCCATTCCCCCCAGGTAAGGGTAACCGGGTGTAAAGCCCAGCATATACACCCGGTACTCTCCTTCGCTGTGCAAGTCAATAACTTCTTCTGGCTTTAAACCACAGTAGAGAGCTGCTTCCGCCAGATCGGGCCCGGCTGCGCCGCCGTAAAGGGTAGGGATCTCCCAGTACCTGCCCTCTGGTCCGGCCAACTCCAAAACCGCATCTTCCATCTCTTGCAGCAACAGCTGCCAGGACAGCACGTCTGGTCGGTAATAAACCAGTAATGACCGGTAGGAAGGAACCATCTCAATGATGCCGGGTACTCTTTTTTTATGTAGAGCCGACAGCAGGCCATAGACCTTGCGATTAATATCGATACAGATTTGATTGCCGAATTCCACCACAACAGCCTGGTCGCCAGCAGGCAAGTATCGGGGTTTAGTATGCATGGTTTCCTCTTTCTGCTAAGTTCTATTACAGCACACCCAAACCAATTTTAGGGCCAGATTTTTAAAGCCCGCAAAATCATTCTTACACCAAGCAATAAGGTAACCAGAACAACTCCTGAACCAAGGACGTTTTGCAGAGAGCTGTTCACAAATTTCTGCATGATCCGCCTCTTGTTCATCACAACCAGCAAGAATATGGCGGAAATCGGCAGCAAAATACCATTTGTCCCCTGCGCGAATAAAATAATTTGCACTGGACTTACACCACTAAAAGAAATTGCAGCTCCAGCGCCCAACACAGCAATCCAGATGGCCCGGAAACGGCTGGATTTCATGTCTGTGCTCCAGCCAACTATAGCCGTTATAGCATAGGAAGCTGCCAGGGGAGCTGTTATCGCTGAAGTTGTTCCTGCCGCAAACAAGCCGGTCGCAAAGAACCATTTTGCCCATGGGCCCAAGAGGGGTTCCAGCTGTCTGGCCATATCCGCCGCATTCTTAACCGCGCCGGTTCCATGCATTGCTGCCGCCGTAATGATAATCGCCATGGAAATAAAGCCGCCTAAGCCGATGGATACCAAGATATCAAGGTTACTGTTTTTGATACTTTCTTTCTTATCAATGGCTTTTCCCCACCGTTCGGCTGCAACTGCAGAATGGAGGTACAGGTTATACGGCACAACAGTTGTGCCAATTAGCCCAAGAGTTAGAAACAAGGCCCCTGCAGGGATGTAAGGGACAAACAGGCCCTGCAGCATTGCGGAAAAATCTGGGCGGACAACTACTGCTGTAGCGATAAAAACCAGGCTCATCAAGACAACCATGGCTATCAAAACCTTTTCCAGCACCTTGTAACTGCCGGTCCATAAGAGGCCAAATGCAACTAAAGCTATGATGACTGCCCAGGTCTGTCTTGTCAAGCCAAATAATACTTCCAAGCCCATGGAAGCGCCGGTAATATTGCCAGCCTGGAAAGCCGAATTACCAATTCCCAAGGCGCTGACTATCAATAATGCTGCCAAAACCTTACCCGCGGGCTGTTGAAAGGTTTCCCTGATTGCTGCCCCCAGTCCTTGCCCAGTGACTATACCTATCCTGGCCGACATTTCCTGGAGCAACATAGTTGCTAATGTAGAAAAAAGCATCGCCCAAAGCAAGGCATACTGGTAGTTAACCCCGGCCAGGGTGGCTGTGGTAACTGTCCCTGGCCCGATAAAAGCTGCGGTAATTACCGCTGCCGGACCGACATTTTTTAATTTCATCCAGAGACTGGGCTTGTTATCAATGCCGTTTTTGATTTCAGTTTTCATTTACCCCTTCCTCCATTCTTTTTTTCTAGCGGGAAATCTTTTTAGCGCAAAACAGATACCAAGTCTTCATCCTTAATATCGGTGATAAACATATGCCCTGGTGCATGGGTGATCATCAATTCAGGTTTTGCTGCCATTGCCACCGCCTGAGGAGTAACCCCGCAGGCCCAGAAAACCGGCGTTTCGCCAAGGTTTACTGTAACAGCCTCCCCAAAATCCGGTTTTGCGAGATTGGCGATGCCCAATTCATACGGGTCGCCTATGTGAACCGGCGCCCCATGAACAGCCGGGTACCGGGCAGTTATTTCGACCGCCTTTTGCACCTGTTCCTTGGGGATAGGCCGCATGCTTACCACTAAAGGACCATGAAAAAGACCCCGAGGAACGCACTGGCGGCTGGTAATATACATGGGAACATTCCTATTTTCAGTTATATGCCGCACAGGCAGGCCTTCTGCTATTAAGGCTCTTTCAAAGGTAAAACTGCAACCGATCAGAAAAGCCACCAGGTCCTCTCGCCACCAATGGGTTATATCTGTTGCTTCAGCCTCCAGCTGACCATGCCGGTATACCCTGTACCGGGGCAGGTCTGTGCGCAAATCTGCGTTTTTAGCCATAATTGCCGGATAGGGTACTCCCGGAGGCAAAACCTCCAGTACGGGGCAGGCCTTGGCATTTGCCTCGCAAAACATTTGAAAATCCGAGGCCAGCGCCTCAGGCAGCATAACCAGGTTGGCCTGGGTATAGCCTGGCGCCAAACCCGAGGTTGGTCCGGCCAACTCCCCCCTCCTCATGGCCAAACGAAGTTCCTGGGGATCCATAACAAAAATCACTCCCTTGCCGTGGCGATTTTGCGGCCCATTGGAATTACTTCGATGCCGGCAGCAACCAGTTGCTGCTTTACCTTGCCGGCAAATAAAACGGCATCCGGCGAATCTCCATGGATACATACCGTATCTGCTTCTACATCCACTTCCTCGCCGGTAATGGCTGTTACCTTCCCTTCCGTCACCATCCGGTGCACCCGCAGGGCAGCAACCGCGGGATCTTTAATCATTGCGCCTGGTTTCCCCCGCGGCACCAGACTTCCATCCGCGGCATAGGCCCGGTCGGCGAACACCTCACCTGCCACCTTGAGGCCCGCCTCTTTCCCAGCCCGGTAAAGCTCAGAGCCTGCCAAAGCCACCAGAATCAGATCCCTGTCGACCAAAGAAATGCCTTTTACAATCGCCTGGGCCAGTTCAGGCATCTTTGCGGCCATGTTATATAGGGCTCCATGGGGTTTAACATGCTGCAAGAGACCACCGGCTGCGGTAGCAAATGCCCCGAGGGCACCAATCTGGTAGATAATATAGGCAGTTGCCTCAGCCGGAGCAATCTGCATTTCTCTCCTGCCAAAACCCAAAAGATCCGGAAACCCGGGGTGAGCTCCCAGGGCAACCCCCTGCTTAACTGCCAAATTGACAGTTTTCTGCATGGTGACGGGATCGCCGGCATGGAAACCGCAGGCTATGTTGGCCGAAGTAATATGTTGCATTACTTCTTCGTCCAACCCCAAAACATACGAACCAAAGCTTTCTCCCAGATCACAGTTCAGATCAACAGCTCTCGTATCATGCACCACCCTTCCATGCTAATCTCCGGCCTTATTTCCCTCGCTCACCTCCCGAAAAGCTATTCCTATATCCCATTTTTTTCCGAAACGACAGCTTATTAATAAATAGAATTATTCATTTTTCTCTAAATGTTTCCAAAATCCTTCTGCTCAGGCATAATATGGTCCTAAAATTTAAAAAAAGAAGAGCCCATGGCATTTAAATATACTGCCAAGGGCTCCTTTTATCCCGGTTTCCGCACTCTGGTGGGAGTTAGCCATGCATTTTTTTATTTATTTTGTCCAGACGTTTTTTAATCTGCTGAAGTGACTGCCCGCCTTGGGGAGCCAACACCTCTTGCTCCAACTCTTTCAATAGCTTAAAGATCTTTTTGTCGGTAGAGATATGAATTTTATGTTCCCCGGTAAGCTGTTTTACTTTTTCATGGATTTCTTCTCTGATGGATTTCAGACGCAGCCGGTCAAATCCTGATACCGTTACAGCAATGGAGATATCTTTATTCACCACCACAGCCGTACTGGCATCAACACCCCTGACATCCAGGACAATGGCCTTGACTTTTTCCGCCAAAACAGGATCGACATCCACTACCTCTTGCACCTGTTTACCCTGTTGCTCTGGCTGAGGTTTTTTCGCAGGCCCGCCAGCCAGCGTACATCCCACTAAAAACATAGCCAGGATCAAGGGAGTTATGAGTTTAATAACCATTTTCCTTTCACCTCTATTAGCCTTTTGACTTAAAAAACAAGGCGGCTATAAAGCCAAAAATAATAGCGGCAGAAATACCTGCACTGGTTACTTCAAAAATACCGGTGATTATTCCGACTAATCCCGTGCGCTGAGCCTCAGCCATGGCCCCATGGACAAGGGCATTGCCAAAACTGGTAATCGGGACGGTAGCGCCGGCGCCGGCAAAATCGATCAGCGGATCATAGAGGCCGAGGCCATCCAAAACCGCGCCTGATACTACCAGAATGCTCATGGTATGAGCTGGGGTAAACCTGCCGACATCGAGAAGCAATTGGCCGATTACGCAGATCAATCCGCCAACCACAAAGGCCCAAAAATAGCTTTCCAAGAAGTATCACTCCTAATGGTCATACTCAATCGAAACTGCGTGAGCTACACAGGGAATGCTTTCGTTTTGCTGAAAGGAAAGAGGTGATAGCAATGCGCCGGTTGCCACAACCAGGATTTTTTTCAGCTCACCTTTATGCATCCTGTTTAGAAGGTGCCCGTAGGTGACAACAGCTGAACAGCCGCACCCGCTGCCTCCTGAGAAAACCGGCTGGTCTTCCCGGTAAATCAAGAGACCGCAATCAGTCAAAATCTCCGGTGGGATTTTTATGCCATGCTTGATCAACAGGTCTTTTGCGTTGTGGTGGCCAACCCGGCCCAGATCCCCGGTCGCGATCAGGTCATATTCGTCAGGAGTAATACCCAAATCTCTGAAGTGGGCCGTGATAGTGTCCACGGCTGCAGGAGCCATGGCAGATCCCATGTTGAACGGATCGCTGATGCCCATGTCCACTACCCGTCCGATGGTAGCAGAGGTTATCCTGGGCCCGTTTCCTTCGAAGCAAACTATGGCAGCGCCAGCCCCGGTTACTGTCCACTGAGCGGTGGGCGGCTTTTGGGAACCGTACTCTGTTGGATAACGGAACTGCTTTTCCACGGTCGCATTGTGGCTAGCTGTTGCACAAAGCACATTGCGCGCTGCCTGGCTATTAACAAGCAGTGCCCCCAGTGCTAAGCCCTCCATTGATGTTGAACAAGCCCCAAAAAGTCCGATATATGGCACTGCCAGGGTCCTGGCAGTAAAACTGCTGGAGATAATCTGGTTCATCAAGTCACCGCTTAAATAAAACTGAATATCTTTTTTTTGCAGCCCAGCCTTTTCAATGGCCCTTTCACATGCTTCTTCCAGCATTTTCTTCTCAGCTTTTTCGTAACTTGGCTGGTTAAGCCACAAGTCCCCGTGCAAAAGGTCGAAGTCATTGGCCAGCGGACCCTGGGCCTCAAAAGGCCCCACAACGGTACCGGTAGCAATTATCTTGGGTTTGTTGGCAAACACCCAGGTCTGGTGTCCTTGCAGCATCTCTTATTGCCCCCTGACACAAAAAAGGTTATTCCGAGGCTCAAGCATTATTTTGCGCCGCAATACCTTTTGTATACGGGAAAAAAAACAAGAAAAAGTTTCAACGGTCTTAACTTTTTACGGGGGATTGCTAACCCTGCACATGCTTAGCGCTAGGCTGACCTATTCCTTTTGGCAGTCTGAAACTGCAATTCGTTGTTTGATATAAAAAAGAGGCTGTTGCCCAACATAATGGTCAACAGCCTCAATGTAAAACCTTAGAAAATTATCCGTTCACGATTTACAGCCTATTTGGCTATTCCTTGTTCCCTATAGTACTTTAAGGCGCCAGGATGCACAGGAATAGGCAAGCCGTCCAGGGCCAGTGGCAAATTAATACTCGAACCCCTAGGATGAGCCTTGATAATATCGTCTCGTTTCTCAAAGAGAGTTCTGGTGAGATTATAGACCAGATCTTCGGGCAGGTCTTCTCTAACCGCTATCATTACCTTTGCCCCGGTGGTAATTACATCGTAATCAACACCCCTGTATGTCCCAGCCGGGATTCTAATGGCTTCAGAGAAAAATGGGTACTTTTGCCTAATCTGGTTGATTTTATCCTGTGGAATAGAAAGGATTCGGATCCTATGCTGGCTGGCGATGTCGATAATAGCAGAGTTCGGAGCGCCAGCGTCCACCATTACAGCATGCAGTTTATCGTCTTTCAATAGCTGCATCGCTTCACCAAAGCTCAGATATTCAGGCTTGATATCCCTCAAGGATAAACCATATTGCTCGAGGACATAGAGAATGTTCAGGGCAGAGGTGCTTCCCTGGATGCCAACGCCAACCCGCCGACCAGCCAGGTCAGGCCAATCTCTTATTCCAGAATTTTCTTTAACTACCAACTGAATGGTATTGGGGTAAAGGGAAATCAATCCCCTGATATTGGTTATCCTTCTACCGGAAAACATCTGTTCGCCATTATATGCCCAGGATGCCGCGCCTGTTTCGGTAAAACCCAGTTCAGCTCTCCTACCGCCCATCAGGCGCAGGTTTTCAAGGGAACCGCCGGTTGATTCCGCAGTAACGTTTACGCCGATATTAGCGCTGTTAAAGGCGCTGGCAATCCCTACCCCAAGTGGAAAGAAGGTGCCAGTTGTTGCCCCGGTACCAAAGGACATGTTCACTGTTCTTGCCGGAGCTGGCGCCGGTGTCGGGGCCGGGGCCGGCGTTTGGGGTTTAGCCGGGGCCGGGACTGGCGCTTGGGGCTTAACCTGGGCCGGAGCTGTCGCTTGGGGTTTAACCTGGGCCGGAGCCGGAGCAGGTACCGGAGCTGGTGTCGGAGCAGGTGCCGGAGCTGGCGCCGGGGCCGGTGCCGGTGCAGGAGCAGGTGCCGGTGCCGGTGCAGGAGCCGGTGCTGGTGCAGGAGCCGGGACCGGAGCTTGCGTAGTCTGCTGACCTCCACATCCCCCTATTAGAGCCGCAATCAAAAAGGCCACCAATACAAAGGTAAGCATACGACCAGTTTTTTTCGACATAAGTTTACCCCCCTCTAGTCTCTAAAATTTACGCCTAAGACAACCCGGAAAAGCCTGTTTCCCACCCCCTTTTTCCACCTGTTGTCAATTGCAGGAAGGGTCTCAGTCTG
This window of the Syntrophomonadaceae bacterium genome carries:
- a CDS encoding LamB/YcsF family protein; this translates as MHDTRAVDLNCDLGESFGSYVLGLDEEVMQHITSANIACGFHAGDPVTMQKTVNLAVKQGVALGAHPGFPDLLGFGRREMQIAPAEATAYIIYQIGALGAFATAAGGLLQHVKPHGALYNMAAKMPELAQAIVKGISLVDRDLILVALAGSELYRAGKEAGLKVAGEVFADRAYAADGSLVPRGKPGAMIKDPAVAALRVHRMVTEGKVTAITGEEVDVEADTVCIHGDSPDAVLFAGKVKQQLVAAGIEVIPMGRKIATARE
- a CDS encoding YhcN/YlaJ family sporulation lipoprotein, with the translated sequence MVIKLITPLILAMFLVGCTLAGGPAKKPQPEQQGKQVQEVVDVDPVLAEKVKAIVLDVRGVDASTAVVVNKDISIAVTVSGFDRLRLKSIREEIHEKVKQLTGEHKIHISTDKKIFKLLKELEQEVLAPQGGQSLQQIKKRLDKINKKMHG
- the spoVAE gene encoding stage V sporulation protein AE, with translation MESYFWAFVVGGLICVIGQLLLDVGRFTPAHTMSILVVSGAVLDGLGLYDPLIDFAGAGATVPITSFGNALVHGAMAEAQRTGLVGIITGIFEVTSAGISAAIIFGFIAALFFKSKG
- the spoVAD gene encoding stage V sporulation protein AD, which encodes MLQGHQTWVFANKPKIIATGTVVGPFEAQGPLANDFDLLHGDLWLNQPSYEKAEKKMLEEACERAIEKAGLQKKDIQFYLSGDLMNQIISSSFTARTLAVPYIGLFGACSTSMEGLALGALLVNSQAARNVLCATASHNATVEKQFRYPTEYGSQKPPTAQWTVTGAGAAIVCFEGNGPRITSATIGRVVDMGISDPFNMGSAMAPAAVDTITAHFRDLGITPDEYDLIATGDLGRVGHHNAKDLLIKHGIKIPPEILTDCGLLIYREDQPVFSGGSGCGCSAVVTYGHLLNRMHKGELKKILVVATGALLSPLSFQQNESIPCVAHAVSIEYDH
- a CDS encoding TAXI family TRAP transporter solute-binding subunit produces the protein MSFGTGATTGTFFPLGVGIASAFNSANIGVNVTAESTGGSLENLRLMGGRRAELGFTETGAASWAYNGEQMFSGRRITNIRGLISLYPNTIQLVVKENSGIRDWPDLAGRRVGVGIQGSTSALNILYVLEQYGLSLRDIKPEYLSFGEAMQLLKDDKLHAVMVDAGAPNSAIIDIASQHRIRILSIPQDKINQIRQKYPFFSEAIRIPAGTYRGVDYDVITTGAKVMIAVREDLPEDLVYNLTRTLFEKRDDIIKAHPRGSSINLPLALDGLPIPVHPGALKYYREQGIAK